One Carassius auratus strain Wakin chromosome 4, ASM336829v1, whole genome shotgun sequence DNA segment encodes these proteins:
- the LOC113067712 gene encoding TBC1 domain family member 30-like isoform X1 encodes MSGVEVAKEELKEIDICDICSDEESGVFLNSGASYFDGFSAFHKWASKGRSVSDGNCECAKTASVSLCKCANVPHGATAGEIRMERAGGGVYSDEEDLRASRSSSIVDCLLVELYDTYSNNVREVDSSTEASSSDAFLGRSNTGSNFLQELQEKHTRRHQMKYLAQKGLEELKWIIQEVKYRIGVQSAKLVRQVKRKDRLRQKFQKNCDIVTACLQAVSQKRRVDTRLKFTIEPSLCKNGFQQWYDALKAVARLPVGIPKEWRKKVWLTLADQYLHSISIDWEKTMRFAFNDRSNPDDDTLGIQIVKDLHRTGCSSYCGQEAEQDRVVLKRVLLAYARWNKTVGYCQGFNVLAALILEVTEGNEGDALKVMIYLIDKVLPDSYFANNLRALSVDMAVFRDLLRIKLPELSQHLHHLQKVANREEGGSYEPPLTNVFTMQWFLTMFATCLPHHTVLKIWDSVFFEGSEMLLRVALAIWAKLGERIEECQTADEFYSTMGCLTQEMLEHDLIDSSELMQMVYSVAPFPFPQLAELREKYTYNITPFPTPVRANSSLALHGWESDDDDADMDDEDSIVTALGCLGPLGGLLAPEIQRYQKHLKEQRAEQSSHGSNMAELSPGAVGTGRAEHQAAINSMMLERMSTDISALKKQYSRIKQKQLQQAGLLYIHTGPPVEAETIEPHQASKQQKHHTDKCPATSILPSQIGPSPVVNHLLLGRRPRPGQRPPKNGVIHNGEGPQAHSTPSQDQMIRARHHSPWRTHVRAHRRNIARARAQLGFDDSLEIEDEQMSKTEETTEEGTREDEEQEKVETVSSGEGEDLQEINKHLSSLGLSSEASDPTPQPDTASDPSTSSPELTSDPSTSSPEPTSDAPTPTPPPEPQPEPKPTASAPLPSTRRPGSDSSSSESGGSLKRSPSTSAGEPPKPQQIFSPFPCIKTPRKSTTARNLGLYGPTARTPNVHFPQMSRSMNHIGNTTRRR; translated from the exons ATGTCTGGTGTGGAAGTCGCCAAAGAGGAACTCAAGGAGATAGACATATGTGACATCTGCTCGGATGAGGAGAGCGGAGTTTTTCTTAACTCAGGTGCGTCGTACTTTGACGGCTTCTCAGCGTTTCACAAATGGGCTTCAAAAGGACGTTCAGTTTCGGACGGAAACTGTGAGTGCGCCAAAACAGCTTCGGTCTCACTGTGCAAGTGCGCAAATGTGCCTCATGGAGCAACAGCTGGAGAGATCCGTATGGAGAGAGCAGGAGGAGGTGTGTATTCGGATGAAGAGGACCTGAGAGCGTCCCGCTCATCATCTATAGTGGACTGTCTGTTAGTGGAGCTCTATGACACGTACAGTAATAATGTCAGAGAGGTGGACAGCTCGACCGAAGCCTCCAGCTCAGATGCCTTCCTGGGCAGGAGTAACACTGGCTCCAACTTTCTCCAAGAACTTCAGGAGAAGCACACGAGGCGCCATCAGATGAAATACTTGGCTCAAAAAG GTCTGGAGGAGCTGAAGTGGATCATTCAGGAAGTGAAGTATCGTATTGGTGTGCAGTCGGCCAAACTGGTGCGTCAGGTCAAGAGGAAGGACAGACTTCGGCAGAAGTTTCAGAAGAACTGTGATATAGTCACTGCCTGCCTGCAAGCCGTCTCTCAGAAAAGAC gggtggACACCAGATTGAAGTTCACTATTGAACCTTCTTTATGCAAGAACGGCTTTCAACAA TGGTACGACGCTCTGAAGGCAGTGGCCAGACTCCCAGTAGGGATTCCCAAAGAGTGGAGGAAGAAG GTATGGCTGACCCTAGCTGACCAGTATCTCCACAGTATCTCCATAGACTGGGAGAAAACAATGAGATTCGCTTTCAATGATCGTAGCAATCCAGATGATGATACTTTGGGAATCCAAATTGTGAAG GACCTGCACAGGACCGGCTGCAGTTCATACTGTGGCCAAGAGGCGGAGCAGGACCGCGTGGTGCTGAAGCGGGTGCTGCTGGCATACGCCCGCTGGAACAAGACTGTCGGATACTGTCAGGGCTTCAATGTTCTGGCTGCCCTCATCCTGGAGGTCACAGAGGGAAATGAAGGAGATGCGTTGAAG GTGATGATCTATTTGATCGATAAAGTGCTCCCAGATAGTTACTTCGCCAATAACCTGCGTGCCCTCTCAGTGGACATGGCTGTGTTCAGAGATCTGCTGCGAATTAAGCTTCCAGAACTTTCTCAGCATCTCCACCATCTCCAGAAAGTAGCcaatcgggaagaaggag GGAGCTATGAGCCTCCGCTCACCAACGTCTTCACCATGCAGTGGTTTCTGACCATGTTTGCCACTTGTTTACCCCATCACACCGTGCTGAAGATCTGGGACTCTGTCTTCTTTGAGGGCTCTGAAATGCTGCTGCGTGTAGCTCTCGCCATCTGGGCCAAACTTGGAGA gCGAATTGAGGAGTGCCAGACTGCTGATGAGTTTTATAGTACTATGGGCTGCCTGACGCAGGAAATGCTGGAGCACGACCTTATCGACTCCAGTGAACTCATGCAG ATGGTCTACTCCGTGGCCCCGTTCCCGTTCCCCCAGCTGGCTGAGCTCAGGGAGAAATACACCTACAACATCACCCCGTTCCCGACCCCTGTCCGAGCGAACAGCAG TCTTGCACTCCATGGATGGgagagtgatgatgatgatgctgacaTGGATGATGAAGACTCTATTGTCACCGCTCTGGGTTGCCTGGGGCCTCTTGGAGGACTTCTGGCCCCTGAGATCCAAAGATACCAAAAGCATCTTAAAG AGCAGAGAGCGGAGCAGAGCTCTCACGGGAGTAACATGGCTGAGCTGAGTCCCGGGGCGGTGGGCACGGGGCGGGCCGAGCACCAGGCGGCCATCAACAGCATGATGCTGGAGCGAATGAGCACTGACATCAGCGCTCTGAAGAAACAGTACTCACGCATCAAACAGAAACAACTGCAGCAGGCTGGGCTCCTGTACATCCACACAG GACCTCCAGTGGAAGCTGAAACTATTGAACCTCATCAAGCCAGTAAACAGCAGAAGCACCACACTG ATAAGTGTCCAGCCACCAGTATCCTTCCCTCTCAAATCGGTCCCTCCCCTGTGGTCAACCATCTTCTACTGGGCAGGAGGCCCAGACCTGGTCAGAGGCCCCCAAAGAATGGGGTCATCCATAACGGTGAAGGTCCTCAAGCCCACTCCACACCCAGCCAAGATCAGATGATTCGGGCCAGACATCACTCGCCCTGGAGAACACATGTGCGAGCGCACCGGAGGAACATTGCCAGGGCACGGGCGCAACTCGGGTTTGATGATTCTCTGGAGATAGAAGATGAACAAATGAGCAAAACAGAAGAAACTACTGAAGAGGGAACACGTGAGGATGAAGAGCAAGAAAAGGTGGAGACTGTAAGCTCTGGAGAAGGAGAAGATCTCCAGGAGATCAACAAGCACTTGTCTTCTTTGGGACTTTCATCTGAAGCTTCTGATCCAACTCCACAACCAGACACAGCTTCTGATCCATCTACATCATCTCCAGAACTAACTTCTGATCCATCTACATCATCTCCAGAACCAACTTCTGATGCTCCTACACCAACTCCACCACCAGAACCACAGCCAGAGCCCAAACCCACGGCCTCAGCTCCGCTCCCATCCACCCGCCGTCCAGGCTCAGACTCATCTAGCTCAGAAAGTGGAGGCTCCCTCAAAAGAAGCCCTTCAACATCAGCTGGAGAACCTCCGAAACCACAGCAGATCTTCTCCCCGTTCCCTTGCATCAAAACCCCTCGCAAGTCCACCACTGCCAGAAACTTGGGCCTCTACGGTCCAACTGCCAGGACTCCAAACGTGCACTTTCCCCAGATGAGCAGAAGCATGAACCATATTGGAAACACCACAAGGCGGCGATGA
- the LOC113067712 gene encoding TBC1 domain family member 30-like isoform X2, with translation MSGVEVAKEELKEIDICDICSDEESGVFLNSGASYFDGFSAFHKWASKGRSVSDGNCECAKTASVSLCKCANVPHGATAGEIRMERAGGGVYSDEEDLRASRSSSIVDCLLVELYDTYSNNVREVDSSTEASSSDAFLGRSNTGSNFLQELQEKHTRRHQMKYLAQKGLEELKWIIQEVKYRIGVQSAKLVRQVKRKDRLRQKFQKNCDIVTACLQAVSQKRRVDTRLKFTIEPSLCKNGFQQWYDALKAVARLPVGIPKEWRKKVWLTLADQYLHSISIDWEKTMRFAFNDRSNPDDDTLGIQIVKDLHRTGCSSYCGQEAEQDRVVLKRVLLAYARWNKTVGYCQGFNVLAALILEVTEGNEGDALKVMIYLIDKVLPDSYFANNLRALSVDMAVFRDLLRIKLPELSQHLHHLQKVANREEGGSYEPPLTNVFTMQWFLTMFATCLPHHTVLKIWDSVFFEGSEMLLRVALAIWAKLGERIEECQTADEFYSTMGCLTQEMLEHDLIDSSELMQMVYSVAPFPFPQLAELREKYTYNITPFPTPVRANSSLALHGWESDDDDADMDDEDSIVTALGCLGPLGGLLAPEIQRYQKHLKEQRAEQSSHGSNMAELSPGAVGTGRAEHQAAINSMMLERMSTDISALKKQYSRIKQKQLQQAGLLYIHTDKCPATSILPSQIGPSPVVNHLLLGRRPRPGQRPPKNGVIHNGEGPQAHSTPSQDQMIRARHHSPWRTHVRAHRRNIARARAQLGFDDSLEIEDEQMSKTEETTEEGTREDEEQEKVETVSSGEGEDLQEINKHLSSLGLSSEASDPTPQPDTASDPSTSSPELTSDPSTSSPEPTSDAPTPTPPPEPQPEPKPTASAPLPSTRRPGSDSSSSESGGSLKRSPSTSAGEPPKPQQIFSPFPCIKTPRKSTTARNLGLYGPTARTPNVHFPQMSRSMNHIGNTTRRR, from the exons ATGTCTGGTGTGGAAGTCGCCAAAGAGGAACTCAAGGAGATAGACATATGTGACATCTGCTCGGATGAGGAGAGCGGAGTTTTTCTTAACTCAGGTGCGTCGTACTTTGACGGCTTCTCAGCGTTTCACAAATGGGCTTCAAAAGGACGTTCAGTTTCGGACGGAAACTGTGAGTGCGCCAAAACAGCTTCGGTCTCACTGTGCAAGTGCGCAAATGTGCCTCATGGAGCAACAGCTGGAGAGATCCGTATGGAGAGAGCAGGAGGAGGTGTGTATTCGGATGAAGAGGACCTGAGAGCGTCCCGCTCATCATCTATAGTGGACTGTCTGTTAGTGGAGCTCTATGACACGTACAGTAATAATGTCAGAGAGGTGGACAGCTCGACCGAAGCCTCCAGCTCAGATGCCTTCCTGGGCAGGAGTAACACTGGCTCCAACTTTCTCCAAGAACTTCAGGAGAAGCACACGAGGCGCCATCAGATGAAATACTTGGCTCAAAAAG GTCTGGAGGAGCTGAAGTGGATCATTCAGGAAGTGAAGTATCGTATTGGTGTGCAGTCGGCCAAACTGGTGCGTCAGGTCAAGAGGAAGGACAGACTTCGGCAGAAGTTTCAGAAGAACTGTGATATAGTCACTGCCTGCCTGCAAGCCGTCTCTCAGAAAAGAC gggtggACACCAGATTGAAGTTCACTATTGAACCTTCTTTATGCAAGAACGGCTTTCAACAA TGGTACGACGCTCTGAAGGCAGTGGCCAGACTCCCAGTAGGGATTCCCAAAGAGTGGAGGAAGAAG GTATGGCTGACCCTAGCTGACCAGTATCTCCACAGTATCTCCATAGACTGGGAGAAAACAATGAGATTCGCTTTCAATGATCGTAGCAATCCAGATGATGATACTTTGGGAATCCAAATTGTGAAG GACCTGCACAGGACCGGCTGCAGTTCATACTGTGGCCAAGAGGCGGAGCAGGACCGCGTGGTGCTGAAGCGGGTGCTGCTGGCATACGCCCGCTGGAACAAGACTGTCGGATACTGTCAGGGCTTCAATGTTCTGGCTGCCCTCATCCTGGAGGTCACAGAGGGAAATGAAGGAGATGCGTTGAAG GTGATGATCTATTTGATCGATAAAGTGCTCCCAGATAGTTACTTCGCCAATAACCTGCGTGCCCTCTCAGTGGACATGGCTGTGTTCAGAGATCTGCTGCGAATTAAGCTTCCAGAACTTTCTCAGCATCTCCACCATCTCCAGAAAGTAGCcaatcgggaagaaggag GGAGCTATGAGCCTCCGCTCACCAACGTCTTCACCATGCAGTGGTTTCTGACCATGTTTGCCACTTGTTTACCCCATCACACCGTGCTGAAGATCTGGGACTCTGTCTTCTTTGAGGGCTCTGAAATGCTGCTGCGTGTAGCTCTCGCCATCTGGGCCAAACTTGGAGA gCGAATTGAGGAGTGCCAGACTGCTGATGAGTTTTATAGTACTATGGGCTGCCTGACGCAGGAAATGCTGGAGCACGACCTTATCGACTCCAGTGAACTCATGCAG ATGGTCTACTCCGTGGCCCCGTTCCCGTTCCCCCAGCTGGCTGAGCTCAGGGAGAAATACACCTACAACATCACCCCGTTCCCGACCCCTGTCCGAGCGAACAGCAG TCTTGCACTCCATGGATGGgagagtgatgatgatgatgctgacaTGGATGATGAAGACTCTATTGTCACCGCTCTGGGTTGCCTGGGGCCTCTTGGAGGACTTCTGGCCCCTGAGATCCAAAGATACCAAAAGCATCTTAAAG AGCAGAGAGCGGAGCAGAGCTCTCACGGGAGTAACATGGCTGAGCTGAGTCCCGGGGCGGTGGGCACGGGGCGGGCCGAGCACCAGGCGGCCATCAACAGCATGATGCTGGAGCGAATGAGCACTGACATCAGCGCTCTGAAGAAACAGTACTCACGCATCAAACAGAAACAACTGCAGCAGGCTGGGCTCCTGTACATCCACACAG ATAAGTGTCCAGCCACCAGTATCCTTCCCTCTCAAATCGGTCCCTCCCCTGTGGTCAACCATCTTCTACTGGGCAGGAGGCCCAGACCTGGTCAGAGGCCCCCAAAGAATGGGGTCATCCATAACGGTGAAGGTCCTCAAGCCCACTCCACACCCAGCCAAGATCAGATGATTCGGGCCAGACATCACTCGCCCTGGAGAACACATGTGCGAGCGCACCGGAGGAACATTGCCAGGGCACGGGCGCAACTCGGGTTTGATGATTCTCTGGAGATAGAAGATGAACAAATGAGCAAAACAGAAGAAACTACTGAAGAGGGAACACGTGAGGATGAAGAGCAAGAAAAGGTGGAGACTGTAAGCTCTGGAGAAGGAGAAGATCTCCAGGAGATCAACAAGCACTTGTCTTCTTTGGGACTTTCATCTGAAGCTTCTGATCCAACTCCACAACCAGACACAGCTTCTGATCCATCTACATCATCTCCAGAACTAACTTCTGATCCATCTACATCATCTCCAGAACCAACTTCTGATGCTCCTACACCAACTCCACCACCAGAACCACAGCCAGAGCCCAAACCCACGGCCTCAGCTCCGCTCCCATCCACCCGCCGTCCAGGCTCAGACTCATCTAGCTCAGAAAGTGGAGGCTCCCTCAAAAGAAGCCCTTCAACATCAGCTGGAGAACCTCCGAAACCACAGCAGATCTTCTCCCCGTTCCCTTGCATCAAAACCCCTCGCAAGTCCACCACTGCCAGAAACTTGGGCCTCTACGGTCCAACTGCCAGGACTCCAAACGTGCACTTTCCCCAGATGAGCAGAAGCATGAACCATATTGGAAACACCACAAGGCGGCGATGA